Below is a window of Desulfurobacterium indicum DNA.
GGTTATGCTCTTTGTAAATGGAGAGCCCGCCGATGTTAAGGTGGGTCTTCAGCCGAAGGCTGTTTTTGAACAAACAATAGAAAGATTTATCGGGGAAGAGTAATGTTTGATACCCTTTGGGATGTTGTAATAGTAGGAGCCGGTCCTGCGGGACTGGCTTCTGCCATATATACAGGAAGAAGTAATTTAAATACGCTTGTCCTTGACAGTATGTTTCCCGGCGGGCAGCTACTTATAACCGAAATGATAGAGAACTATCCCGGTTTTCCTGAGCCGATGGCCGGTTTCGAACTTTCAGATAGGATGAAGAAGCAGGCGGAAAAATTTGGTGCTGTTATAAAGAGTGGATATTCTGTAAGTAAAGTTGATCTGGATGGTGATATCTTCGTTCTGAAACTTGAATCGGGTGGTGAATTAAAAGCAAAGACTGTTATATGGGCTGCCGGTTCTACTCCGAGAAAGCTTGGTGTTCCCGGAGAGGCAGAATTTTTGGGAAGAGGTGTTTCTTACTGTGCCGTGTGCGACGGTGCTCTGTTTAAAGGTAGGGATGTTGCCGTTGTTGGTGGTGGAGATTCTGCCCTTGAAGAGGCCCTCTATCTTACGAAATTTGCTAACAAGGTTTACCTAATTCATAGGAGAGATAAGTTTCGTGCTGTGCCTATTGTTCAGGAGAGAGTTAAGGCGAATGAAAAGATAGAACCAATTTTAAATAAAGTTGTAGAGTCTATAAACGGAGAACAGTTTGTCGAGTCACTTACCCTTAAAGATACTGTTACCGGGAAAAAGAGCGAGCAAAAGGTAGATGGCATTTTCATCTTTATAGGTAGTGAGCCTAATACGGCTCCCATAGCTCATCTGGTTGAGCTTGACGATAGAGGTTATATCCTTACCGATGATGAAATGAAAACGGCAACACCGGGACTTTTTGCAGCAGGTGATACGCGTAAAAAGCCTTTAAAGCAGGTAATTACGGCTGCT
It encodes the following:
- the trxB gene encoding thioredoxin-disulfide reductase, whose protein sequence is MFDTLWDVVIVGAGPAGLASAIYTGRSNLNTLVLDSMFPGGQLLITEMIENYPGFPEPMAGFELSDRMKKQAEKFGAVIKSGYSVSKVDLDGDIFVLKLESGGELKAKTVIWAAGSTPRKLGVPGEAEFLGRGVSYCAVCDGALFKGRDVAVVGGGDSALEEALYLTKFANKVYLIHRRDKFRAVPIVQERVKANEKIEPILNKVVESINGEQFVESLTLKDTVTGKKSEQKVDGIFIFIGSEPNTAPIAHLVELDDRGYILTDDEMKTATPGLFAAGDTRKKPLKQVITAAADGAVAAMSASKYLEEKE